A single window of Pseudanabaena sp. BC1403 DNA harbors:
- a CDS encoding type II toxin-antitoxin system VapC family toxin, translating to MILLDTHVWLWLLHNPSQLSEKAQAAISIEEDRDGLLVSAISVWEIAFKASLGKLDIPLPIDEWYQLAKSHSGIIVEPLDPLDAIASSLLPEPFHKDPADRILVAISRRYQIPLVTCDAKILNYPHVETIW from the coding sequence ATGATTTTACTCGATACCCATGTTTGGCTATGGTTACTGCACAATCCCAGCCAACTATCAGAAAAAGCACAAGCAGCAATTTCTATCGAAGAAGATCGTGATGGCTTATTGGTTTCAGCTATTTCTGTATGGGAAATTGCTTTTAAAGCCAGTCTTGGCAAATTAGACATACCTCTTCCTATCGATGAATGGTATCAATTAGCCAAAAGCCATTCAGGAATCATTGTTGAACCTTTAGATCCATTAGATGCGATCGCTAGTAGTCTTTTACCAGAGCCATTTCATAAAGATCCTGCTGATAGAATCTTGGTGGCGATCTCTAGACGATATCAAATTCCACTCGTGACCTGTGATGCCAAGATTTTGAATTATCCGCATGTAGAAACAATTTGGTAG
- the polA gene encoding DNA polymerase I gives MTSSAQNHPTFLLVDGHSLAFRAFYAFGKQPEGGLRTSTGIPTSICFGFLKALIEMLDREKPAAVAIAFDLAVPTFRHEIDDTYKANRSETPESFIPDMQNLQRVLAAMNLPAITQAGFEADDVLGTLSQAASAEGYTVKILSGDRDLFQLIDIDKRISVLNIGQKDKIVEYHADQVKERLGVLPTQVVDYKALCGDASDNIPGVRGIGEKTAIKLIEEYGSLENVLAAIPKMKGAIKTKLEQGIEAAKHSQFMATIKTDVPLPMAIADCELTGFDTAEVIPLLEELELKAFVNRVDQIHAKLSGNFEKKPSISAPVSKSKETNTDSSQNQDNNEDEELWFDFAKQEADQAIAASASLKLDVQIIDAIAKLEQLVETLRSTKQPVAWDTETSALNPFEAELVGIGCCWGDSISEVAYIPLSHSEGQNLKWEEVREILRPILEDVSHPKYLQNAKFDRLMFKAAGIELAGVVFDTMIASYVIDPEASHKLDDMAMDLLQIRTVSYKTLVGKRKSIAEIAIPLVAQYCGMDTYLTYHLVPILQAQLTAIPELWDLFQNVEMALEPILAEMEWRGIRIDREFLSAFSLELEKDLDALAIAAYAQAGKEFNLNSPKQLSEILLDKLGGKFEKASRKSKTGFSTDVTVLNKLEGEPLIDTILENRTLAKLKSTYVDALPSLIQPKTGRVHTDFNQTVASTGRLSSSNPNLQNIPIRTAFSKRIRAGFLPKEDWILMAADYSQIELRILAHLSQEPELMRAFNAGEDVHTVTAQLLLEKEEVTSDERRLAKIINYGVIYGMGAQKFSRDIGVPVKVAKQFIDKFNQRYEKISSYMQSVEAEAERDGYVKTILGRRRYFRGLSQIGGYQKAALLRSAVNAPIQGTSADIIKVAMLRVNELLSGYQAKLLLQVHDELVFEVPPDEVSELQPKIKAAMESALELSVKLEVDIHTGKNWMEAK, from the coding sequence ATGACTTCAAGCGCACAAAACCATCCCACATTTTTACTCGTTGACGGACATTCCCTTGCCTTCAGAGCCTTTTATGCCTTTGGTAAACAGCCAGAAGGCGGCTTGCGCACCTCGACAGGAATCCCCACTAGTATCTGTTTTGGCTTCTTGAAAGCATTGATCGAAATGCTCGATCGCGAAAAACCTGCGGCTGTTGCGATCGCATTTGATCTTGCCGTACCCACATTTCGCCATGAGATAGACGATACTTACAAAGCAAATCGTTCCGAAACTCCTGAAAGTTTTATTCCTGATATGCAGAACTTACAAAGGGTTTTAGCAGCGATGAATCTGCCTGCAATTACCCAAGCTGGTTTTGAGGCGGATGATGTATTGGGAACTCTCTCACAGGCGGCGAGTGCTGAGGGTTACACAGTTAAGATATTAAGTGGCGATCGCGATTTGTTTCAATTGATTGATATTGATAAACGTATCTCGGTGCTAAATATCGGACAAAAAGATAAGATTGTTGAATATCATGCTGATCAGGTAAAAGAGCGTTTAGGGGTTTTACCTACGCAAGTCGTGGACTATAAAGCACTTTGTGGTGATGCTTCTGATAATATCCCTGGAGTGCGGGGTATTGGCGAGAAAACGGCGATTAAGTTAATCGAGGAATATGGCAGCTTAGAGAACGTTTTAGCAGCTATACCAAAGATGAAGGGAGCAATTAAAACTAAGCTAGAGCAAGGGATTGAAGCTGCTAAACATTCGCAATTTATGGCAACGATCAAAACTGATGTGCCGCTGCCGATGGCGATCGCAGATTGTGAATTAACGGGTTTTGATACTGCCGAAGTAATTCCTTTATTAGAAGAGCTTGAGTTGAAGGCTTTTGTGAATAGAGTCGATCAGATTCATGCCAAGTTGTCGGGCAATTTTGAGAAGAAGCCTTCAATCTCAGCCCCTGTCTCAAAGAGCAAAGAGACAAATACTGATTCCTCTCAAAATCAGGATAACAACGAAGATGAGGAGTTATGGTTTGACTTTGCCAAACAGGAGGCTGATCAGGCGATCGCAGCTTCAGCGTCGTTAAAGTTAGATGTACAGATAATTGATGCGATCGCGAAGTTAGAGCAATTAGTGGAAACTCTTCGCAGTACTAAACAGCCCGTGGCTTGGGATACGGAAACCTCGGCACTAAATCCCTTTGAAGCCGAATTAGTAGGAATTGGTTGTTGTTGGGGCGATTCGATTAGTGAGGTTGCCTATATTCCTTTAAGTCATAGTGAAGGACAAAATCTCAAATGGGAAGAGGTTAGAGAGATTCTTCGACCTATTCTTGAAGATGTTAGTCATCCGAAATATTTACAGAATGCCAAGTTCGATCGCTTGATGTTTAAGGCGGCGGGGATTGAGCTAGCAGGTGTGGTATTCGATACGATGATTGCTAGTTATGTGATCGATCCAGAAGCAAGTCATAAGCTGGATGATATGGCGATGGACTTGCTCCAGATTCGCACTGTTAGTTATAAAACGTTAGTCGGTAAGCGCAAATCGATCGCAGAAATTGCCATCCCTTTGGTTGCTCAATATTGCGGGATGGATACCTATCTTACCTATCACCTTGTGCCTATTTTGCAAGCACAACTAACCGCAATACCTGAGCTTTGGGATTTATTTCAAAATGTGGAAATGGCTTTAGAGCCGATTCTTGCCGAGATGGAATGGCGTGGGATTAGGATCGACAGAGAGTTTTTGAGTGCTTTTTCCTTGGAATTAGAGAAGGATTTGGATGCTCTTGCGATCGCAGCTTATGCCCAAGCTGGCAAAGAATTTAATCTCAATTCACCTAAGCAATTGAGCGAGATTTTATTGGACAAACTTGGCGGCAAATTTGAGAAGGCATCTCGCAAAAGTAAGACTGGATTCTCTACTGATGTTACTGTACTTAATAAATTAGAAGGTGAGCCTCTGATTGATACCATTCTCGAAAATCGCACCCTTGCTAAACTCAAATCCACTTATGTTGACGCTTTACCATCGCTGATTCAACCCAAGACTGGGCGAGTACATACTGATTTTAATCAAACTGTCGCTTCGACTGGACGTTTGAGTAGTTCTAATCCTAACTTACAAAATATTCCCATTCGTACTGCCTTTAGCAAGCGGATTAGAGCAGGCTTTTTGCCAAAAGAAGATTGGATATTAATGGCGGCAGATTATTCGCAAATTGAACTGCGGATTCTTGCTCATTTAAGTCAAGAGCCTGAATTGATGAGAGCATTTAATGCTGGTGAAGATGTACATACTGTTACAGCGCAACTTCTATTAGAGAAAGAAGAAGTAACTAGCGATGAGCGTCGTCTAGCGAAAATCATCAATTATGGCGTGATTTACGGTATGGGAGCACAGAAATTTAGCCGTGATATCGGTGTGCCTGTAAAAGTAGCCAAGCAATTTATTGATAAGTTCAATCAGCGCTACGAAAAGATTTCTAGTTATATGCAAAGTGTCGAAGCAGAGGCAGAACGCGATGGCTATGTGAAAACAATATTAGGTAGGCGGCGCTATTTTCGCGGACTAAGTCAGATCGGTGGCTATCAAAAGGCGGCGCTATTGCGATCGGCTGTTAATGCGCCAATACAAGGAACTAGTGCCGATATTATCAAGGTTGCCATGTTACGGGTGAATGAACTTTTGTCTGGGTATCAGGCAAAGCTACTTTTACAAGTCCATGATGAACTTGTATTTGAAGTTCCACCAGATGAAGTTTCAGAACTGCAACCCAAAATTAAAGCAGCGATGGAATCAGCTTTAGAGCTTTCGGTAAAGCTAGAAGTAGATATTCATACTGGCAAAAACTGGATGGAAGCTAAGTAA
- a CDS encoding TMEM175 family protein, which translates to MNKGRLEAFSDGVIAIIITIMVLELKVPHEVDLAALRPLIPVFLSYVLSFIYLGIYWNNHHHMLQAVRQVNGNILWANMHLLFWLSLIPFVTAWTGESLFATVPVAVYGVVLLMSGLAYYILSRVLVSYHGKESTLAIAIGRDFKGKISIVIYAVAVLLSLVNSWLAFLLYVSVAIMWLIPDRRIEKTMSS; encoded by the coding sequence ATGAATAAAGGCAGATTAGAGGCATTTAGTGATGGCGTGATTGCCATTATTATCACCATCATGGTGTTAGAACTAAAAGTTCCCCATGAAGTAGACTTGGCAGCACTACGTCCATTAATTCCAGTATTTCTGAGCTATGTACTCAGTTTTATTTATTTAGGAATCTATTGGAACAATCACCACCACATGTTACAGGCAGTTAGACAAGTCAATGGAAATATCTTGTGGGCTAACATGCATCTTTTGTTCTGGCTATCGCTAATCCCCTTTGTCACCGCATGGACAGGCGAGAGCCTCTTTGCGACTGTACCAGTTGCGGTCTATGGTGTCGTACTTCTAATGTCAGGGCTCGCCTATTACATTCTTAGTCGTGTGCTTGTTTCTTATCATGGTAAAGAATCCACACTAGCGATCGCGATCGGCAGAGATTTTAAAGGCAAGATATCCATAGTGATTTATGCTGTAGCGGTTCTACTTTCCTTAGTCAATTCTTGGTTAGCTTTCTTGTTATACGTTTCAGTGGCGATCATGTGGCTAATTCCTGATCGCCGCATTGAAAAGACGATGAGTTCCTAA
- a CDS encoding DUF1186 domain-containing protein: MNIDEILAGFEIYDGEYKHEHVEAALSHKEEITPHLIGILEKVREDPQKYAEDVDYFSYTYALMLLGHFKEPKAHQVIVDLFSLPDPLPDDLFGDTTTEDLPVILLRTCGGSLEGIKSLILNKNAYEFSRGSALTAMVYAVVEGLITREDALAFFGGLLTGDEAPEGSCFHSQLVCDICDLYPEELMDQIKEAFDRGLIEEMWIDLETIQKILEEDDVEKCFARLRENLSRKSLDDFHESMSWWACFNPEEIEEPVFSKPYTPQFWEQPKTKSKKKKAFWEL, encoded by the coding sequence GTGAATATAGATGAAATTTTGGCTGGGTTTGAAATCTATGATGGTGAATATAAGCACGAACATGTTGAAGCTGCTTTAAGCCACAAAGAAGAAATCACTCCTCATCTCATTGGCATTCTTGAAAAAGTCAGAGAAGATCCACAAAAATATGCAGAAGATGTTGATTATTTTTCTTATACCTATGCCTTGATGCTGCTTGGGCATTTTAAGGAACCTAAAGCTCATCAGGTAATTGTTGATTTGTTTAGTTTACCAGATCCTCTTCCAGACGATCTGTTTGGCGATACAACCACAGAAGATTTGCCAGTCATTTTGCTGCGAACTTGTGGAGGTTCGCTTGAAGGAATTAAAAGTCTTATTCTAAATAAAAATGCCTATGAATTTAGTCGTGGTTCAGCACTTACTGCAATGGTATATGCTGTGGTTGAAGGTCTAATTACCAGAGAAGATGCGTTGGCTTTCTTTGGTGGATTGCTCACGGGTGATGAGGCTCCTGAAGGTTCATGTTTTCATAGTCAACTAGTTTGTGATATCTGCGACCTTTATCCTGAAGAGTTGATGGATCAGATTAAGGAAGCTTTTGACAGGGGACTAATTGAAGAGATGTGGATCGATCTTGAAACAATTCAGAAGATATTGGAGGAAGACGATGTTGAAAAATGTTTTGCTCGGCTCAGAGAAAATCTATCGAGAAAATCATTAGATGATTTCCATGAAAGTATGTCATGGTGGGCATGTTTTAATCCAGAAGAAATCGAAGAGCCAGTTTTTTCTAAACCATACACCCCTCAATTTTGGGAGCAGCCAAAAACTAAATCCAAAAAGAAAAAAGCATTTTGGGAGCTATAA
- a CDS encoding type II toxin-antitoxin system Phd/YefM family antitoxin produces MKYLNVQEVNPSLAAIVNEVSVNQSEIVITRNGIPLAKIVPYTASRIKHYPLRGMPIKISADFDEPMSDLWEALSE; encoded by the coding sequence ATGAAATATCTGAACGTCCAAGAAGTTAACCCTTCCCTTGCTGCAATTGTTAACGAAGTTTCAGTCAACCAATCTGAAATTGTGATCACTCGCAATGGAATTCCCCTCGCCAAAATCGTTCCCTATACTGCCTCTCGGATTAAACATTACCCACTTCGAGGAATGCCAATTAAGATCTCTGCTGACTTTGACGAACCAATGTCCGATCTCTGGGAAGCACTAAGCGAATGA